The DNA sequence CCTGGATCTCGCGACCCTGGTCGGGACGAAGCCGGTCGTATTCGAGTTCTGGGCGACCTGGTGCCCGATCTGCGCCGCGCTGATGCCCAGGGTCGTGGCCGCGCACGCCCGGTTCGGGGACCGGGTGGACTTCGTGGAAGTCGCCGTGGCCGTGAACGAAACGCCGGCGACCGTGAAGCGGCACGTGGCGGAACATCACTACCCGTTCCGCTTCCTGTTCGACGCGACGGGCGCGGCGGTCAGGGCCTATCAGGCCCCGACGACCTCGTATGTGGTCGTGGTC is a window from the Gemmatimonadales bacterium genome containing:
- a CDS encoding TlpA disulfide reductase family protein, which encodes MRPPLWAALAVAIGAPMVASPAALRAQDDQVGLAVGSPAPAAVVQDLDGRALDLATLVGTKPVVFEFWATWCPICAALMPRVVAAHARFGDRVDFVEVAVAVNETPATVKRHVAEHHYPFRFLFDATGAAVRAYQAPTTSYVVVVDARGRVVYTGTGQDQDIEAATARATGS